GGTTAGAAAATGGAAAGAATAACGCTAAAAGTTCAAAGATTTGATGGTAATAAACAATGGATAGATGAATACCAGATTGATATAGATGACAGAACCACAATTATAGAAGCCCTAATGAAAATACATGATACACAGGATCCATCACTTTCTTTTAGAGTTCAATGCAGGGCTGCAATATGCGGAACTTGCGGAGTTAAAATAAACAATGAAAAACATGTTCTTGCCTGCAAAACAAAAATTAAGGAACATCTACAAAATGGAGAACTATTAATCCAGCCTCTTTCAAATATGCTTGTTATAAAAGACCTTGTTGTTGACCACAAAGAGTTTTTAGATAAGCTAAAGGATGCAAAAGCATGGTTTGAACCTCAAGAAGAATTCCAGCCTGTATATCCTGAGGATTTACAAAAATTTGATAAAGAAACAGATTGTATCCTTTGTGGTATCTGTTATTCTACCTGTCCTGCATTTGAGCTGGACAAAGAATTTGGTGGTCCCATCAACTTTGTCAAGATTTTCCGCTTCTGGAAAGATAAAAATGATGCTTTAAAAGACCAGCGTATAG
Above is a genomic segment from Persephonella sp. containing:
- a CDS encoding succinate dehydrogenase/fumarate reductase iron-sulfur subunit — its product is MERITLKVQRFDGNKQWIDEYQIDIDDRTTIIEALMKIHDTQDPSLSFRVQCRAAICGTCGVKINNEKHVLACKTKIKEHLQNGELLIQPLSNMLVIKDLVVDHKEFLDKLKDAKAWFEPQEEFQPVYPEDLQKFDKETDCILCGICYSTCPAFELDKEFGGPINFVKIFRFWKDKNDALKDQRIVIADQNHITSCVHCKYCTFSCPKQIPVEQDIMQIEFYGKQKGIIKQQQEGFGGFSTPFGF